Proteins encoded together in one Nymphalis io chromosome 24, ilAglIoxx1.1, whole genome shotgun sequence window:
- the LOC126777919 gene encoding phospholipid scramblase family member 5-like, whose product MMMQAAPIPAAPSEPYAYVKEPLVQVEQSTLEVTPEPHILQDLSSVDRLFITKRLRVRNVLFLRGKKNRFFVRTSNQNLVYTIEEQNSWWVGYFCYGLRPLQLHVRDGSGKEVMRINRPYACTSRILPCQLQRIQVFSPPGTMIGSIEQVWTAVRPEYVVKRENGDRIFWLRGPRVTISCFRDIQFHIYDNDGIAVGSTCKRWQGILHAMFLAPVTDRFGVAFNRDLIVQDKALLLAATLLLDYMYYDV is encoded by the exons atgaTGATGCAAGCCGCACCGATTCCAGCGGCGCCTTCGGAGCCCTACGCTTATGTCAAGGAGCCCTTGGTCCAAGTAGAACAATCTACATTGGAG GTCACACCAGAACCCCACATTCTACAAGATTTATCATCAGTCGACCGGCTGTTCATCACAAAGCGTCTACGAGTTAGGAATGTACTGTTTTTGAGGGGGAAGAAGAACAGATTCTTCGTGAGGACTTCAAATCAGAATTTGGTGTATACCATCGAAGAACAAAATAG CTGGTGGGTGGGCTACTTCTGCTATGGATTGAGACCATTACAGTTACACGTCAGAGACGGTTCTGGAAAAGAGGTGATGCGAATCAATCGTCCTTACGCCTGCACGTCGAGGATATTACCGTGTCAGTTGCAACGCATCCAG GTATTTTCTCCGCCAGGCACGATGATAGGGAGTATCGAGCAAGTCTGGACAGCTGTGAGGCCAGAATATGTTGTGAAACGAGAAAATGGCGACCGCATATTTTGGTTACGCG GTCCTCGAGTGACCATCAGCTGTTTCCGTGACATCCAGTTCCACATTTACGACAATGATGGTATAGCTGTTGGCAGCACTTGTAAGCGCTGGCAAGGGATACTACACGCCATGTTCTTGGCACCCGTCACTGACAG ATTTGGTGTGGCCTTCAATAGAGATCTCATCGTTCAAGATAAAGCCTTACTTCTAGCGGCGACATTACTGCTAgattatatgtattatgatgTTTAA